In the Rhododendron vialii isolate Sample 1 chromosome 2a, ASM3025357v1 genome, TTAGTTATACTCTAGTGTACGTGCTTCTTATGGCTATCTACAAGTGACTGGTGCTGTTTCTGgccaaggaaaaagaaaatatataacaGTACTAAGATAACAGGACTTTGAATGCTGAACCACAGCTTGCCAATTGTTTTGGCAGCATTATAGATTTTCTTGATCAAATCAGCATAACGTTCCACTGGTTTTAGTCACTTCACTTACTAATACTAGACCACCCTAGTGCAGATATGCAAGTTCTTTCTACAGCAACGGTGCCGATTTGGTACTAACTGCCGCCAATCACATGGTATGTCACAATAATGTCTTGTTATCCAAAAATATAAGGTTTTCGGAAGTCCtggtactccattttttttgttttgttatttccGAAAACTGATTAATACTACGAAATCCCTGCATATTCCTGTCAACAATCTAGAGTGCCACTGTCTGTGAAATATGAAGGAATTGCTTTCCTCTTATTTGAGCAGCTAAAGGAACTTGTTTGTGGTAAAATTCCTTTTTCTGCTCCCATCAGAGGAAGAGGATTTTCAAGTCGCTTAATCTGCTTGATGATTCAGCCAATGCTGCTCCAAGTTTGCCAGAGATGAAGTTCCATAATTTTGCTCAACTCTGTGTCATTACGTTTCTTTACTGAATTATCTCCTGCATTTGAAAGGCATTCATGTTTACTATTAATAGATGTATGATTATGTTAGAGTCTCATTTGCTTTTGTAGTTGCACCAACCATCTCAAAATTGGGTATTTGCACCAGGTGTTGACATCCCACTAACTTCCCTCAAGAAGTATATCCCCACTGCATGGGCGCAGTCGCTGGTAGGGTCCAGTATTTGGGCAGTCTGTGATAGTAAAACTGGCATTTGGAGGGaagccgagcttgaatcctGGGATGATGAACTCAGAATGGCGCACATCGTTTTTGGTGACGACGGAGCCTCTACCAAACTTGGCATTGAATCTATCACATTGTCCAAATATGCAGACATGACCGATGAAGAAAACGACTCGAGTTCAGAACAATCTGATGACGGCAGCGAATATGAAGATGACGATCCGGAGGGCTTAGGATTCCATGAAACCACTGCCCTTCGTAATGGCATCCAGACAGAAACTGCCATTTTTGCAAAGTGGGAGAATCACACCAGAGGCATAGCATCTAAGATGATGGCTAACATGGGTTACTGCGAGGGAATGGGTTTAGGCGTATCTGGGCAGGGAATGGTGGACCCAATATCTGTGAAAGTCCTTCCACCAAAGCAATCTCTTGATTGTGCCCTCGAGTCTAGAAAAGACGGTGAGAGTAGAGAGGAACACAGGAAGAAACGAAATAGAGGGGGGAAGAGAAAACGCGATAAGAAGTTTGCAGCAGCAGCTAGAGCCGCCAAGGAGGAAGAGGAATCACAGCCGGACGTCTTTAGTCTTATCAATACCCAACTTGCAATGCATAGTGAAGCTATGAAtggaagaggagagaagaagcaGAATAAGGGACTTGGAGAAGGAAAGAAGCAAGATAGGCGGGCTATCCTTGCATATGACGACGAGGTTAAGGAGCTGAGAATGAGAGTGGAGAAGCTGGAAGAAATGGCGAGCCGGAACAAGAACGAAAAGGTGGTTTATGAGGCTGCAATGAGGAAGCTGAGTGAGACTCGGAAATCGTTGGCGGAGGCGGAGGCGGCTCATGCATCAGCTTCAAATGCAGTTGCTAGCAAAGAAAGGGAGAAAAGGTGGCTtaaattttgagagagaatttTATGTTGTGTATTTTTGAATCGTGAATGTATTATCCGGGATTGCTTCCGAACTCTACAATTAGGTTGCTTTATCAGTGTCGTTGTGGCAAATCCTACTTTTAATAGCTCAAATAAGTTCTAAAAAATAACTGTAAATTTGAGTTTAAAagagttattattattatttttttttcaaataagttgGAAAAGTTAAATTTATGATAATTTACAACTATTGCTTAAATTTATGATAATTTACAACTATTACCTAACAcgattcatcatttttttatgcAATTAAGTTCAACTATTTTACAAGTTTCAAGTTATTGTCTCAATGTTACACGCTAGCCAATAGAAAGTTAACACATCAGATAATGTTTGATGAATAGTGGgacatggttttttttttttttttgataagtcagtcaaaaaaaaaaaaaaaagattagctAAGAAAGCCAATTAACTTAACCGATTTAACCATGGCTGAACTTAGcaacaacattaaaaaaaaaaaaaagattagctAAGTAATTTAATCTCTAACACAACAACATACGCAACATGCTTATGTGGCACTGTATCATTGGACAATATAATAAGACATCTTATCCTTTGTTCAATGATATTGTGCCACCTTAACATATTGTATTGTTCGTGTTAGTATCATACCTCTCGGGTTCATAGTACTATAAGTCGATGAaaactctccctccctctctcccttgTATTCCTTCTCTATAAATAACCAACCAATCTTAATGATctctagtctctctctctctctctgtgactaATGGCTCTCAAtcagtttagagagagaagagtttgTTTGGGCTGAATATGAGCACTTCGGAAGCTGGGGTCTGTTGTTGTCTTCAATTCGGACCCAGGACTTTCCGATCTTTCTGAATCACTCAACAAAGCCGGGTACAAGTTCATGCCATGGTTTGTCGAGAACAAGCTCATCCCAGCCGTTCGTCACGCTTACGGCTACAACGGCAAAATCACCATCTCCGTGCCACAGGATTTTGCCGCCTTCAAGCGTTCACTCTTCGATTCCTTGCTCGACACAAAGATCCTTCTACAGGTTGTCCCGCTGAACCTAGACCGCCACACGTTCGGAACCAACTTTTCAAAGGATTCCACCTTCCCTACTTTCTCACAGGATTTTACAAATCCTAGTTTTGAACTTTCGGATCATATAAGAATTAATCACTCAACCGCTTATCAACAACTCCGAAGGGAAAGAAGCCGGACCACAAGCTTCTATATATCAATAACGTTCCGATCATAGACTGGGAACTCTACAACGATGGCAGCGTGATAGTTCATGGCGTCCCTCGTCTTTTCCAAGATCCAATGGACTTGCAACATTCtattgaacggcaaaaaaaggattttgaaaagagaGACAGAATTAGATAGGGATTTGTGAATTTTAGAGTTTGATCAAAAGGTATTTAAATCGTTGATTAAGCCTGTTTTGCCATCTTAGAGTTCTAGTAGCAGCTCAACGATAAGTGATCTCAATTCCATAGTCTTTCTTCATATCCTTCACAATCTCAACTGGACGTTTTGATTCATTGGATCGCATGTCTTCAGAAACCAATCTACCAACAAAACTAGAAGTACTACGAGAACTACTATATCACAATGAAGCATTCCCACAAGTGTGCTCACCAACAAACTGTTTTATAATAAAGAAATCACTAGGCATTTCTAACTTGTCCTTCACAATCCACTTACATTCCTTTGATGTGCCTTTCTGAACAAACAACCTTCATTGTTTGGCGCGCATCGTTTTTGGCATAAACATATTTGAAACCATGGAACAACGAATACATAGACAACGTATCGCGAAAACCAACAGCCTGACCACCTCCGACAATTGCATTACACCAACTAGCTGACTTCAGAACCTTACTCTTATTATTACCAAACAATGATGGTAGCAAATCCACTTGATCGCCAACACCATGTAATAACACCAACTGATCACAACCTACATCACCACTATTGCTACCACCATCACCAACAGTAGAGACCGTACTTGTACCAACCAAATCTTTGACAACAACGTGAACACGCTCAGGCTCAGTCCTAGACGACAAGGTTAAAGCATATAAGACACACAAGTCCTTAACGGGAATTAAAAGGTCCGAAACAAGACCAGCTGGTAATTTTCTGACataattaatcattcatcttgacgagaggaattagagaaatataaaaaaatatactagGTCAAGATGAATcagagaaatataaaaatatggaccgaagtagaagaaaaattcatataagagaACACTTTCCAAATTTCTCAATTCGGAGCACGCTGGGGATAACCATTTGggatgcttttcttttttttttttttcaaattctatacATCAGTGGAGTATTAGCTAAGGGATTATTCGGGATGCTTTGAGTCATTGATCCCGCTATAACTTTTTCTCCCCAATCCCGTCCCGGATTTTCTGATCTGATTGGCGCGGTGTCCTTCATCGGCTTTTCAGCGTGGAAAGAATTTCACTCCTACTACTACTCCTAATCTAAAGTTCTgcttccttttattttccctttCGTGACTGGTTTCCTTCCCtataaataagaacaaaatctaTTGTCCTCACAGCTCGTGCAATccggtactctctctctctctctctctctctctctctctctctctctcatggcttTCAAATCCCAGTTGTTGCCTTTCCTCTGCCTCATTCTTTCTCTACTCCTCTTATCTCAAGCAAGAGTGGTTCATTGGCCTGTGGATAAGTACTTCGGAGATTTACACAAGACGATCCCTTGGCAAGACGTGGGGCGTTCTAAACTCTCAAGATCACTCAATGAAGCGGGGTACAGAGGAATGTCATGGTTTGTCGAGAAACAGCTCATTCCAACCGTTCGATCTGTTTACGGCTACAACGACACAATCACCATCTTTGCACCAGAGGATAGTGCCTTTTACTTCTATAAGGGTGAAACGAAGGTTCTTCAACAGATTGTCCCTCTGAGCCTTGATCGCCACACGTTCAAATCGAACTTCTCGAAGGATTCCACCTTCCCTACTTTCTCACAAGATTTTACCAACCCTAGTTTTCAACTCTCGGATCACATAAGAGTCACTCGGCCGCTTGGGAAGAAGCCGGAAAGAAAGCAATAGCTTCGATTAATAACGTTCCCATCGAAGACTGGGAAATCTATAACGATGGACGCGTGATAGTTCATGGGGTCCCTCATCTTTTCGATGATCCTTACAACGTGAAACGTTATAATGATTTTTACTATGAATCATATAGGGAATTGTGATCCGGTGAGATGATTTGAAAGTAAGTAGATCATTTATTAAGCTTATTTTTCCATCCTAGAGTCCTAGTAGCCTCTGATCAAAATAAAGGTTTAGGTAGTACCGGAGtatgtgttttgtttttattctgtttttgtCTTCGGTATATATAGATGAGTTTATGAGTTTAAAATCAATTCATGTTTATTAATTAACCTTGGATCAAATGAAATGAGGACAATACTCCACAGAACGTACGGTGGCCCATACGGTGGTCGTATAACTGGTGGGAAAGAATTCCACTCCTACTAGCTAGAACTCCTTATCTAAGgttttgctttcttttattttcctttccgtaACTGGTTTCCTTCAGTTCCCtataaataagaacaaaacctaTTGTCCTCACAgctcctcactctctctctctctctctctctctctctctctctctctctctctcctcgatGGCTTTCAAATCCCAGTTGTTGCCTTTGCTCTACCTCAATCTTTTCCTACGCCTCTTATCTCAAGCAACTCCGACTCCGTCACCGGCTAAAATTGCAGTTTATTGGCCTGTAGATAAGTactttgaaatttacacaagaCGATCCCTTGGCAAGACGTGGGGCGTTCTAAACTCTCAAGATCACTCGATGAAGCAGGGTACAGAGGAATGTCATGGTTTGTCGAGAAAGAGCTCATCGCAGCCGTTCGATCTGTTTACGGCTACAATGACACAATCACCATCTTTGCACCAAAGAACACTGCCTTTTACTTCTACGAGGGTGAAACAAATGTTCTTCAACAAGTTGTCCCACTGAACCTCGATCGCCACACATTCAAATCGAACTTCTTGAAGTATTCCACCTTCCCTACTTTCTCACAGGATTTTACAAACCCTAGTTTTCAACACTCTGATCACATAAGAGTCACCCAACCGCTTATCAACGATGCTACAGGGGAAGAAGCTGGGAAACACGCAAAAGCTTCGATCAATAACGTTCCCATCACAAATTGGGAAATCTATAATGATGGACGTGTGATAATTCATGGGGTCCCTTATCTTTTCGATGATCCTCACCACGTTAACAATTACCATGAATTATACGGGGAATTGTGATCCGGTGAGGTgatttaatttgaaagtacGTTAGATCGTTAATTAAGCTTGTTTTGCCTGTACGTCTTAGAGTCCCAGTAGCCGACTCAAAATAtaggtttttattttacttCTTAATTGGTTTACATT is a window encoding:
- the LOC131317888 gene encoding zinc finger CCCH domain-containing protein 18 isoform X2; the encoded protein is MSDGGGEEERVLEGQLELHLQEQRDSISDLKQALASDPTNSELLSVYEELVQAIKEAEEGLFHLKRARLLREADSILQDSKYSAEDVKAEPLGPAKVEAEPLEDEGFYVGSKCRFRHTDGRWYNGLIIGLEGSDSAKISFLTPTSENMLLHQPSQNWVFAPGVDIPLTSLKKYIPTAWAQSLVGSSIWAVCDSKTGIWREAELESWDDELRMAHIVFGDDGASTKLGIESITLSKYADMTDEENDSSSEQSDDGSEYEDDDPEGLGFHETTALRNGIQTETAIFAKWENHTRGIASKMMANMGYCEGMGLGVSGQGMVDPISVKVLPPKQSLDCALESRKDGESREEHRKKRNRGGKRKRDKKFAAAARAAKEEEESQPDVFSLINTQLAMHSEAMNGRGEKKQNKGLGEGKKQDRRAILAYDDEVKELRMRVEKLEEMASRNKNEKVVYEAAMRKLSETRKSLAEAEAAHASASNAVASKEREKRWLKF
- the LOC131317888 gene encoding zinc finger CCCH domain-containing protein 18 isoform X1, which produces MSDGGGEEERVLEGQLELHLQEQRDSISDLKQALASDPTNSELLSVYEELVQAIKEAEEGLFHLKRARLLREADSILQDSKYSAEDVKAEPLGPAKVEAEPLEDEGFYVGSKCRFRHTDGRWYNGLIIGLEGSDSAKISFLTPTSENMLICKFFLQQRCRFGTNCRQSHGVDIPLTSLKKYIPTAWAQSLVGSSIWAVCDSKTGIWREAELESWDDELRMAHIVFGDDGASTKLGIESITLSKYADMTDEENDSSSEQSDDGSEYEDDDPEGLGFHETTALRNGIQTETAIFAKWENHTRGIASKMMANMGYCEGMGLGVSGQGMVDPISVKVLPPKQSLDCALESRKDGESREEHRKKRNRGGKRKRDKKFAAAARAAKEEEESQPDVFSLINTQLAMHSEAMNGRGEKKQNKGLGEGKKQDRRAILAYDDEVKELRMRVEKLEEMASRNKNEKVVYEAAMRKLSETRKSLAEAEAAHASASNAVASKEREKRWLKF